From the genome of Nakamurella flavida, one region includes:
- a CDS encoding discoidin domain-containing protein, with product MSVPCPVCGSPTTDGTVCLHCGSISPGPAGGAVPVMGPPPPGAAPVVGPPPVGMAPPPVAAVPVVGLTPPFGAVPVVGLTPPVGVVPVEAADVPPAAVPAAPAEAVPAVVAAPAAIVPVEGAVPGAPAAAVVPGVTPVALLPVVPVAAQRNTAGRAVVWGVLAAVLISAAWVGGYLWSDRNQEVGRPVTAAQGAAATSPRSTPSASTVDPGVPLDPTTGEFDDQGFTPTDPLPSTAPTVPITPVPVSGQATCEAPPGVDAAGAAQTYEVGRAFDGALDTAWRCAGDASGQTVTFDLGQPVLLTSVGLVPGYDKIDPVDGADRFAQGRTVVRARWVFDDGSTLEVAPNGARGMQTTPVQVTTQTVQLQILETRPGTTVTDNAGVEWGAVDATAVSEVAFAGLTY from the coding sequence CGACCACCGATGGCACCGTCTGCCTGCACTGCGGATCCATCTCGCCCGGTCCGGCCGGGGGTGCGGTACCCGTGATGGGTCCGCCGCCGCCCGGCGCGGCTCCGGTGGTCGGGCCGCCGCCGGTGGGAATGGCGCCGCCGCCGGTCGCCGCGGTGCCGGTGGTGGGACTGACGCCGCCGTTCGGCGCGGTGCCGGTCGTGGGGCTGACTCCGCCGGTGGGAGTGGTCCCGGTCGAGGCCGCGGACGTCCCGCCGGCTGCCGTTCCCGCTGCCCCCGCTGAGGCCGTTCCCGCTGTTGTCGCCGCTCCCGCTGCGATCGTTCCCGTCGAGGGGGCGGTGCCCGGGGCGCCCGCCGCCGCGGTCGTTCCCGGTGTCACCCCGGTCGCCCTGCTGCCGGTCGTCCCGGTCGCGGCGCAGCGGAACACCGCCGGGCGGGCCGTGGTCTGGGGCGTGCTGGCCGCCGTGCTGATCTCCGCCGCCTGGGTCGGCGGTTACCTGTGGTCGGACCGCAACCAGGAGGTGGGGCGGCCCGTCACCGCCGCCCAGGGCGCGGCGGCCACGTCCCCCCGGAGCACCCCGAGCGCGAGCACGGTCGACCCGGGTGTCCCGCTGGACCCCACCACCGGAGAGTTCGACGACCAGGGCTTCACACCGACCGACCCGCTGCCCTCGACCGCACCGACGGTGCCGATCACCCCGGTGCCGGTGTCCGGGCAGGCCACCTGCGAGGCCCCACCCGGGGTGGACGCCGCCGGCGCCGCACAGACCTACGAGGTCGGCCGGGCGTTCGACGGCGCGTTGGACACCGCATGGCGTTGCGCGGGGGACGCGAGCGGCCAGACCGTCACCTTCGACCTCGGTCAGCCCGTGCTGCTGACCTCCGTCGGCCTGGTGCCGGGGTACGACAAGATCGATCCGGTCGACGGGGCCGACCGCTTCGCCCAGGGCCGCACCGTCGTCCGCGCGCGGTGGGTGTTCGACGACGGCAGCACCCTGGAGGTCGCCCCCAACGGTGCCCGCGGGATGCAGACCACACCGGTCCAGGTCACCACCCAGACGGTGCAGCTGCAGATCCTGGAGACCCGGCCGGGCACGACGGTCACCGACAACGCCGGGGTGGAATGGGGCGCGGTCGACGCCACCGCGGTCAGCGAGGTCGCGTTCGCCGGGCTGACCTACTGA
- a CDS encoding heavy metal translocating P-type ATPase gives MTVSATPARPTESLRQVELAITGMTCASCAHRIERKLNKVDGVAATVNYATEKARVLVPESVQPAALLSAVEAAGYEARVIDRERRDPQPAGVGPSATAALRFRLLVSAALTLPVVVLAMVPPWQFANWQWLSLVLAAPVVVWGGAAFHRAAWTNLRHGAATMDTLVSLGTLAALGWSLYALFLGHAGMTGMRHAFTFGVTAGAGTDAIYLEAAAGVTTFLLAGRYAEARSKRQAGAALRTLLESGAKEVSVLRAGREHRLPVDELAVGDEFVVRPGERLAADGEVVEGSSALDVAQLTGESVPREVGPGDVVAGGSVDVGGRLVVRATQVGADTQLARMARLVEDAQNGKAQVQRLADRISGVFVPIVLLLSLGTLAGWLLTGGGLTAAFTAAVAVLIIACPCALGLATPTALMVGTGRAAQLGIVIRGPEVLESTRRVDTVVLDKTGTVTTGVMTLHTVVPVAGVDTAELLRTAGALEAASEHPVGRAVAAAAAAAGPLPGVDGFANRPGLGVQGVVEGRAVVVGRAALLDDWSLALPPELRDARDRAEADGLAAVAVAWDGLVRGLLVVGDTVKPTSAGAIRGLRALGLRPVLLTGDSAPAARAVAARVGIDPADVIAGVLPVQKASVVADLQAGGAVVAMIGDGVNDAAALATADLGIALGTGTDVAIEASDLTLVRGDLQVAVDAIALSRRTLTVIQGNLFWAFAYNVAALPVAALGLLNPMLAGAAMALSSVFVVTNSLRLRGFRPRPVAARGSSVSGGVDTDLNHER, from the coding sequence GTGACGGTCTCCGCCACCCCCGCCCGTCCCACCGAGAGCCTGCGCCAGGTCGAACTGGCGATCACCGGGATGACGTGCGCGTCCTGCGCCCACCGCATCGAGCGCAAGCTCAACAAGGTCGACGGCGTCGCCGCGACCGTCAACTACGCCACCGAGAAGGCCCGGGTGCTCGTGCCCGAGTCGGTGCAGCCCGCGGCTCTGCTGTCGGCGGTCGAGGCCGCCGGGTACGAGGCCCGGGTGATCGATCGGGAGCGGCGTGATCCGCAGCCGGCCGGGGTCGGCCCGTCGGCGACGGCGGCGCTGCGGTTCCGACTGCTGGTGTCCGCCGCGTTGACCCTGCCGGTGGTGGTGCTGGCGATGGTGCCGCCGTGGCAGTTCGCCAACTGGCAGTGGCTCTCGCTGGTGCTGGCCGCTCCGGTGGTCGTCTGGGGTGGTGCCGCCTTCCACCGTGCCGCCTGGACCAATCTGCGGCACGGCGCCGCCACCATGGACACGCTCGTCTCCCTCGGCACCCTGGCGGCCCTGGGGTGGTCGCTCTACGCCCTGTTCCTCGGGCACGCCGGGATGACGGGCATGCGGCACGCCTTCACCTTCGGCGTGACCGCCGGCGCCGGGACCGACGCCATCTATCTCGAGGCGGCGGCCGGGGTGACCACCTTCCTGCTGGCCGGCCGGTACGCCGAGGCGCGGTCCAAGCGGCAGGCCGGGGCGGCCCTGCGCACCCTGCTGGAGTCCGGGGCCAAGGAGGTCTCCGTGCTGCGGGCCGGCCGGGAGCACCGGCTGCCCGTCGACGAGCTCGCGGTCGGTGACGAGTTCGTGGTGCGTCCGGGCGAACGGCTGGCCGCCGACGGCGAGGTGGTGGAGGGGTCGTCCGCCCTCGACGTCGCCCAGCTGACCGGTGAGTCGGTCCCGCGGGAGGTGGGGCCCGGTGACGTCGTCGCCGGCGGGTCCGTCGACGTGGGCGGGCGGCTCGTCGTCCGGGCCACCCAGGTCGGCGCCGACACCCAGCTCGCCCGGATGGCCCGGTTGGTCGAGGACGCGCAGAACGGGAAGGCCCAGGTCCAGCGGCTGGCCGACCGGATCTCCGGGGTGTTCGTGCCGATCGTCCTGCTCCTGTCGCTGGGCACGCTGGCCGGGTGGCTGCTCACCGGCGGCGGACTGACCGCCGCGTTCACCGCCGCGGTCGCGGTGTTGATCATCGCCTGCCCGTGCGCCCTCGGCCTGGCCACGCCCACCGCGCTGATGGTCGGCACCGGCCGGGCGGCGCAGCTCGGCATCGTCATCCGGGGACCCGAGGTGCTCGAGTCGACCCGGCGGGTGGACACGGTGGTGCTGGACAAGACCGGCACGGTGACCACCGGGGTGATGACCCTGCACACGGTCGTCCCGGTCGCCGGGGTCGACACGGCCGAGCTGCTCCGCACGGCCGGGGCACTGGAAGCCGCCTCCGAGCACCCGGTCGGTCGGGCGGTGGCCGCTGCGGCCGCTGCTGCCGGTCCCCTGCCCGGGGTGGACGGTTTCGCGAACCGGCCCGGCCTCGGCGTGCAGGGGGTCGTCGAGGGTCGGGCCGTGGTCGTCGGTCGGGCCGCCTTGCTGGACGACTGGTCGCTCGCCCTCCCGCCGGAGCTGCGCGACGCCCGGGATCGTGCCGAGGCCGACGGACTCGCCGCGGTCGCCGTCGCCTGGGACGGCCTGGTGCGCGGTCTGCTGGTGGTCGGGGACACGGTGAAGCCGACCTCGGCCGGGGCGATCCGGGGCCTCCGCGCGCTGGGGCTGCGCCCGGTCCTGCTGACCGGTGACTCCGCCCCGGCCGCTCGGGCGGTCGCCGCGCGGGTCGGCATCGATCCGGCCGATGTGATCGCCGGGGTGCTGCCGGTGCAGAAGGCGTCCGTGGTGGCGGATCTGCAGGCCGGCGGGGCCGTGGTGGCGATGATCGGCGACGGGGTGAACGACGCCGCCGCCCTGGCCACCGCCGATCTGGGCATCGCCCTGGGCACCGGGACCGACGTGGCCATCGAGGCCTCGGACCTCACCCTGGTGCGGGGCGACCTGCAGGTCGCGGTGGACGCCATCGCCCTGTCCCGCCGGACCCTCACCGTCATCCAGGGCAACCTGTTCTGGGCGTTCGCCTACAACGTGGCCGCGTTGCCGGTGGCCGCCCTCGGGTTGCTCAACCCGATGCTGGCCGGTGCGGCCATGGCGCTGTCCTCGGTGTTCGTGGTGACCAACAGCCTGCGGCTGCGCGGCTTCCGGCCCCGTCCGGTCGCCGCCCGGGGATCGTCCGTATCCGGCGGAGTTGACACCGACCTCAATCACGAACGGTAA
- a CDS encoding septum formation family protein, which produces MDRRAQGLLLLVLAVLAALVVPNLGARSVPGLPRAAAIPGPPNTGDCLLDPLQSSFEPSTGRRIWTGTPRYAPCAGDRVGEVVLVEPDVDRRPRTRSLAYRPSDTCTAAAAAFIGLPPDLAGRDRVFGTWFPAVSAPTVRLAPDVVQWAGGQRWAACVVLTPGTAGSTVYPTSLRGTFEAGLLPQAFGTCWDTTDPVYSTTIDCGTAHAAEGFGFADDLTGTTQEALDTSCRRLVDVLTAMPDATAGGTLSVGAAVVPDEGEGGNGFALCRVAAPADRTLTGTLLGLGTGEIPWE; this is translated from the coding sequence ATGGACCGACGCGCCCAGGGCCTCCTGCTGCTCGTGCTCGCGGTGCTGGCCGCCCTGGTCGTGCCCAACCTCGGCGCGCGCAGTGTCCCCGGCCTGCCCCGGGCAGCAGCGATCCCCGGCCCGCCGAACACCGGTGACTGCCTGCTCGATCCCCTGCAGTCTTCCTTCGAACCGTCCACCGGCCGACGGATCTGGACCGGGACACCCCGGTACGCACCGTGCGCCGGGGACCGGGTCGGTGAGGTCGTCCTGGTCGAGCCGGACGTGGACCGCCGACCGCGCACCCGCTCCCTGGCGTACCGCCCGAGCGACACCTGCACCGCGGCCGCCGCCGCCTTCATCGGTCTGCCGCCGGACCTGGCCGGCCGGGACCGCGTGTTCGGCACCTGGTTCCCGGCGGTCTCCGCCCCCACCGTGCGGCTCGCCCCCGACGTCGTGCAGTGGGCCGGAGGTCAACGCTGGGCCGCCTGCGTCGTCCTCACTCCCGGAACCGCCGGCTCGACGGTCTACCCGACCTCGCTGCGCGGCACCTTCGAGGCCGGGCTCCTCCCCCAGGCCTTCGGTACCTGCTGGGACACCACCGATCCGGTGTACTCGACCACCATCGACTGCGGGACCGCCCATGCGGCCGAGGGTTTCGGTTTCGCCGACGACCTCACCGGGACCACCCAGGAGGCGCTCGACACATCCTGCCGACGCCTGGTCGACGTGCTCACCGCCATGCCCGACGCCACAGCCGGCGGGACGCTCTCGGTCGGGGCCGCCGTCGTCCCCGACGAGGGCGAAGGCGGCAACGGATTCGCCCTGTGCCGGGTCGCCGCCCCGGCCGACCGGACCCTGACCGGCACCCTGCTCGGGTTGGGCACGGGCGAGATCCCCTGGGAATAG
- a CDS encoding DUF2231 domain-containing protein translates to MTEMTQAWPARAVRPLERMTSLDRPADLIDHAIDTVPRAVRRVLHGTWLGHPVHPILITVPIGCWTSAGLLDIGSKNHAAAKRLVGAGLIGAVAAAATGWADWRETTGAARRVGLVHASANAVAVGLYWRSWRLRAAGRHGAGALGALAGAGAMGLGGFLGGHMSYALGANVGSANPARAAGPAPVVPDPVVPAPAAPDPAVPGPTATGPVAG, encoded by the coding sequence ATGACCGAGATGACGCAGGCCTGGCCGGCCAGGGCCGTACGACCTCTGGAGCGCATGACCTCGCTCGACCGGCCGGCGGACCTCATCGACCACGCCATCGACACCGTGCCCAGAGCCGTCCGCCGCGTACTGCACGGCACCTGGCTCGGGCACCCGGTCCATCCGATCCTGATCACCGTCCCGATCGGGTGCTGGACGTCGGCCGGCCTGTTGGACATCGGCTCGAAGAACCACGCGGCGGCCAAGAGGCTGGTCGGGGCGGGCCTGATCGGGGCGGTCGCAGCGGCGGCCACGGGCTGGGCGGACTGGCGGGAGACGACGGGGGCCGCCCGTCGGGTGGGGCTGGTGCACGCCTCGGCCAACGCCGTGGCCGTCGGTCTCTACTGGCGGTCGTGGCGACTCCGAGCGGCCGGGCGGCACGGAGCGGGAGCGCTCGGGGCGCTGGCGGGAGCGGGTGCCATGGGTCTGGGCGGCTTCCTCGGCGGGCACATGTCCTACGCGCTGGGCGCGAACGTCGGCTCGGCCAACCCGGCCCGGGCCGCCGGTCCCGCCCCGGTCGTGCCCGACCCGGTCGTTCCGGCTCCCGCTGCTCCCGACCCGGCCGTCCCCGGCCCGACCGCGACGGGACCGGTCGCCGGGTAG
- a CDS encoding TPM domain-containing protein, translating into MPQSPRSMPSTGRWGRACAVAALLGLAGLAPAPSALADRISGDGSVALHAAAEPPFRLAERITDESGVLSGSERTEVQTALTQLQDEDQIQLWVVFVDDFAGQTGTDWAEATADVSNLGANGVVLAVAPGLREYGFAVGPGSSLSLSAQQDIAVQDIEPQLSNEDWSGAAIAAADALRSQIGGSTSGFNPALIAGGVVVVGGGGYLLYRRGRKKAGTAAADGTDPTTPVGEPEEPYQQLSDRSVSTLMATDDAVRQSEFELNAARDQFGVEATETFRVAFEQARAELTAAFEIRQRIDDEVEESEAERRAMMAQILTRCEAADAALDEQTERFEALRDLRSRLPQVLSELPAGIDAQRSRLPGAQSRIDSLAQRYSPAALAAVFGNVPEAGHRLDFAAESLQEATRASAAGTAPSPAPTSPGATTATAPEGIPLPGAPGGGPATAQPPVDQVLAARTAQEALQQATTLLDAIERADTELSAAVTRLAGYRSEVAQELTSVRGALAAAPAGPATADLSGRLDAVATVIDLAGTPGAAADPVTALHKLEEADQALDVILANATNAQQFQQRSVAQLRQVLSTAQSEVATAQDYIGTRRGAVQSQARTRVAEAQRHLDQALALADTRTDVALTEANEASRLAREAISLAQSDRDQFGSSGGGGNLTGAILGGLIGGMVSGGSRGRGYGGGGFGGGGFGGGFGGGSRGGGGGFGGGGGSRGVGGRF; encoded by the coding sequence ATGCCGCAGTCGCCCAGGTCCATGCCGTCGACGGGTCGCTGGGGCCGCGCCTGCGCGGTCGCCGCTCTCCTGGGCCTGGCCGGGCTGGCGCCCGCGCCCTCGGCACTCGCCGACCGGATCTCCGGTGACGGGTCCGTCGCTCTGCATGCCGCGGCCGAACCACCGTTCCGACTGGCCGAGCGCATCACCGACGAGTCCGGGGTGCTCTCCGGCAGCGAACGCACCGAGGTGCAGACCGCGCTGACCCAGCTGCAGGACGAGGATCAGATCCAGCTCTGGGTCGTCTTCGTCGACGACTTCGCCGGGCAGACGGGCACGGACTGGGCCGAAGCCACCGCCGACGTGTCCAACCTGGGTGCGAACGGTGTCGTCCTGGCCGTCGCACCGGGCTTGAGGGAGTACGGCTTCGCCGTCGGTCCAGGTTCCTCGCTGTCGCTGAGCGCGCAGCAGGACATTGCCGTCCAGGACATCGAACCCCAGTTGAGCAACGAGGATTGGTCGGGCGCAGCCATCGCCGCTGCCGACGCGTTGCGCTCGCAGATCGGTGGTTCTACCTCGGGATTCAATCCTGCCCTGATCGCAGGGGGGGTGGTCGTCGTCGGCGGTGGTGGGTACCTGCTGTACCGACGGGGCCGGAAGAAAGCCGGCACCGCGGCCGCCGACGGCACCGATCCCACCACCCCGGTGGGCGAGCCGGAGGAGCCTTACCAGCAATTGTCCGACCGCAGCGTGAGCACCCTGATGGCCACCGACGACGCCGTCCGGCAGAGCGAGTTCGAGCTGAACGCGGCGCGCGACCAGTTCGGCGTCGAGGCCACCGAGACGTTCCGGGTGGCCTTCGAGCAGGCCCGCGCCGAGCTCACCGCGGCCTTCGAGATCCGCCAGCGGATCGACGACGAGGTCGAGGAGAGCGAGGCCGAGCGGCGCGCGATGATGGCGCAGATCCTCACCCGGTGTGAAGCCGCCGACGCGGCCCTGGACGAGCAGACCGAGCGCTTCGAGGCCCTGCGCGATCTGCGCAGCCGCCTGCCCCAGGTGCTGTCCGAGCTTCCCGCCGGGATCGATGCGCAGCGGTCCCGCCTGCCCGGGGCACAGTCACGGATCGACTCCCTCGCCCAGCGGTACTCGCCCGCCGCGCTGGCCGCGGTGTTCGGGAACGTCCCCGAGGCGGGCCACCGCCTGGACTTCGCGGCGGAGTCGCTGCAGGAAGCGACGCGGGCGTCGGCCGCCGGCACGGCTCCGAGCCCGGCCCCGACCTCACCCGGTGCCACCACGGCCACCGCGCCGGAGGGCATCCCGCTGCCCGGCGCCCCGGGCGGAGGCCCGGCCACCGCGCAGCCGCCGGTGGACCAGGTGCTCGCCGCCCGCACCGCGCAGGAGGCGCTGCAGCAGGCCACCACCCTGCTCGACGCGATCGAACGGGCTGACACCGAGCTGTCTGCTGCCGTCACCCGACTCGCCGGGTACCGCTCCGAGGTCGCTCAGGAGCTGACCTCGGTCCGTGGTGCGCTCGCGGCGGCCCCCGCGGGCCCGGCCACGGCCGATCTCTCCGGGCGGTTGGACGCGGTGGCCACCGTGATCGACCTGGCCGGCACCCCGGGGGCCGCAGCCGATCCGGTCACCGCCCTGCACAAGCTCGAGGAGGCCGATCAGGCCCTCGACGTGATCCTGGCCAACGCGACCAACGCCCAGCAGTTCCAGCAGCGGTCGGTGGCCCAGCTGCGTCAGGTGCTGAGCACGGCGCAGTCCGAGGTGGCCACCGCGCAGGACTACATCGGGACCCGACGGGGGGCCGTGCAGAGCCAGGCCCGCACCCGGGTCGCCGAGGCGCAACGACACCTCGACCAGGCCCTCGCCCTGGCCGACACCCGGACCGACGTCGCGCTCACCGAGGCGAACGAGGCGAGCCGGCTCGCCCGGGAAGCGATCTCGCTGGCGCAGTCCGACCGGGACCAGTTCGGCTCCTCCGGTGGAGGCGGCAACCTGACCGGGGCCATCCTGGGCGGACTCATCGGCGGCATGGTCAGCGGCGGCTCCCGCGGCCGTGGGTACGGCGGCGGGGGATTCGGCGGCGGGGGGTTCGGGGGCGGCTTCGGCGGCGGGTCCCGCGGCGGTGGCGGCGGCTTCGGCGGCGGCGGTGGGTCTCGAGGGGTCGGCGGGCGCTTCTGA
- a CDS encoding GtrA family protein yields MTIVTSLPSPARIAPVGRWRSVGAQGVRFALVGGTMTGVQLALYAFLAGSLGSQAANLLSWFVVTVATTAAHRRFTFRLPGPGSERDHLVGLGTSLGGLLASALALSALSGVGGSLVQTVGVAAATGVVGVGRFLVLRRWMRRGTPSTGHPESAPTDTTTPTAPTTAGVVLAG; encoded by the coding sequence ATGACCATCGTGACGTCGCTCCCCTCCCCCGCGCGGATCGCTCCGGTCGGCCGATGGCGGTCGGTCGGCGCCCAGGGGGTGCGCTTCGCCCTGGTGGGCGGGACGATGACCGGGGTCCAGCTCGCTCTCTACGCCTTCCTCGCCGGCTCGCTGGGCAGCCAGGCCGCCAACCTGCTGTCCTGGTTCGTGGTCACCGTGGCCACCACCGCAGCGCACCGCCGGTTCACCTTCCGTCTGCCCGGCCCGGGGTCCGAACGTGACCACCTCGTCGGGCTGGGCACCAGCCTGGGCGGGCTCCTCGCCTCCGCCCTCGCGCTGTCCGCCCTCTCCGGCGTCGGTGGCTCTCTCGTGCAGACCGTCGGCGTCGCCGCGGCCACCGGGGTCGTGGGTGTCGGCCGCTTCCTGGTGCTCCGCCGGTGGATGCGGCGAGGCACCCCGTCGACCGGCCACCCGGAGTCCGCCCCCACGGACACCACCACCCCCACGGCCCCTACGACAGCGGGTGTGGTGCTCGCGGGCTAA
- a CDS encoding metal-sensitive transcriptional regulator — protein sequence MDEDATAVTTGHAGHGYLGNKDDVLKRLRRIEGQARGLQRMVEDEKYCIDILTQVSAMTKALQSVALGLLDDHLSHCVVRAAAVGGAEAEEKVREASEAIARLVRS from the coding sequence GTGGACGAGGACGCGACCGCGGTGACGACGGGGCATGCGGGGCACGGCTATCTCGGCAACAAGGACGACGTGCTCAAGCGCCTCCGCCGGATCGAGGGCCAGGCTCGCGGCCTGCAGCGCATGGTGGAGGACGAGAAGTACTGCATCGACATCCTCACCCAGGTCTCCGCGATGACGAAGGCACTGCAGTCGGTCGCCCTGGGTCTGCTGGACGACCACCTGAGCCACTGCGTGGTCCGGGCGGCCGCCGTCGGTGGCGCGGAGGCCGAGGAGAAGGTGCGCGAGGCCTCCGAGGCCATCGCCCGTCTCGTCCGTTCCTGA
- a CDS encoding glycoside hydrolase family 15 protein yields the protein MTDSATTSIPPLSTQDMTPPGDGHMDLGHHPRTEDSATVFTSSGNFPNIADYAFLSDCEVNCLIAPSGAVEWMCVPRPDSPSVFTQLLDRSGGSFRIGPFGVQVPTARRYLPGTLVLETTWQTPTGWLTVRDTLVVGPWHNIAERSKTHRRSPTDTDARHVLLRTIKCVNGTVDLSVSCEPVFDYARIGATWAYPGEDYGTIVATADGQPTLTLTSSLRMGVEGRLAMARSTMKAGDSHYVALSFSDLPGPVDQADAEQQLWRTGEFWRDWLSRGTFPDHPWRSYLQSSALALKGLSYAPTGALLAAATTSLPETPGGARNWDYRFSWIRDSTFALWGLYTLGFDREANDFFFFIHDVTRDNPNDLQIMYGVDGQRTLTESTLDHLSGYDDARPVRIGNGAYDQQQHDVWGALLDSIYLHTRSREGLAEELWPIVQAQVEQAAAHWRAPDRGIWEVRGEPQHFTSSKIMCWVALDRGVRLARIHDSHDTADKWQKIADEIHEDICTNGVDERGVFVQRYGSDALDASLLLAPLLRFLPPEDERIRRTVLAIADELTHAGLVLRYKVDETDDGLAGEEGTFTICSFWMVSALVEIGELNRAHQLCERLLALASPLGLYAEELDPATGRHLGNFPQAFTHLALINAVTHVIRAEQSQSAFGFNPANRH from the coding sequence ATGACGGACTCCGCCACCACCTCGATCCCGCCGCTGTCCACGCAGGACATGACGCCACCGGGTGACGGCCACATGGATCTCGGCCACCACCCGCGGACCGAGGACAGCGCCACCGTCTTCACCTCGTCCGGCAACTTCCCGAACATCGCGGACTACGCCTTCCTGTCGGACTGCGAGGTGAACTGCCTGATCGCCCCGTCCGGCGCGGTGGAGTGGATGTGTGTGCCGCGCCCGGACTCCCCCAGCGTGTTCACCCAGCTGCTGGACCGCTCGGGCGGCTCGTTCCGCATCGGTCCGTTCGGCGTCCAGGTGCCCACCGCGCGCCGCTACCTCCCCGGCACCCTCGTGCTGGAGACCACGTGGCAGACCCCGACCGGCTGGCTCACCGTCCGGGACACCCTCGTGGTGGGGCCCTGGCACAACATCGCCGAGCGGTCCAAGACCCACCGGCGCTCGCCCACCGACACCGACGCGCGTCACGTCCTGCTGCGCACCATCAAGTGCGTCAACGGCACCGTCGATCTCTCGGTGTCCTGCGAGCCGGTCTTCGACTACGCCCGGATCGGTGCGACCTGGGCCTACCCGGGTGAGGACTACGGCACCATCGTGGCCACCGCCGACGGCCAACCCACCCTCACGCTGACCAGCTCGCTGCGCATGGGCGTGGAGGGCCGGCTGGCCATGGCCCGCAGCACGATGAAGGCCGGGGACAGCCACTACGTGGCGCTGTCCTTCTCCGACCTGCCCGGCCCGGTGGACCAGGCCGACGCCGAGCAGCAGCTCTGGCGGACCGGGGAGTTCTGGCGCGACTGGCTCAGCCGCGGCACCTTCCCCGACCACCCCTGGCGCTCGTACCTGCAGTCCTCCGCCCTGGCCCTGAAGGGACTGTCGTACGCGCCCACCGGCGCCCTGCTCGCCGCGGCCACCACCTCGCTGCCGGAGACCCCCGGGGGCGCCCGCAACTGGGACTACCGGTTCTCCTGGATCCGTGACTCCACGTTCGCCCTGTGGGGGCTATACACGCTCGGCTTCGACCGGGAGGCGAACGACTTCTTCTTCTTCATCCACGACGTCACCCGGGACAACCCCAACGACCTGCAGATCATGTACGGCGTCGACGGGCAGCGGACGCTCACCGAGTCGACCCTGGACCACCTGTCCGGGTACGACGACGCCCGACCCGTCCGCATCGGCAACGGCGCCTACGACCAGCAGCAGCACGACGTGTGGGGAGCCCTGCTCGACTCGATCTACCTGCACACCCGGTCGCGCGAGGGGCTGGCCGAGGAGCTCTGGCCCATCGTCCAGGCCCAGGTCGAGCAGGCCGCCGCGCACTGGCGGGCGCCGGACCGCGGCATCTGGGAAGTGCGTGGCGAGCCGCAGCACTTCACCTCGTCCAAGATCATGTGCTGGGTCGCCCTGGACCGCGGGGTGCGCCTGGCCCGCATCCACGACTCGCACGACACCGCCGACAAGTGGCAGAAGATCGCTGACGAGATCCACGAGGACATCTGCACGAACGGCGTCGACGAGCGCGGTGTCTTCGTGCAGCGGTACGGCTCCGACGCGCTGGACGCTTCCCTGCTGCTGGCCCCGCTGCTGCGCTTCCTGCCGCCGGAGGACGAGCGCATCCGCCGCACCGTGCTCGCCATCGCCGACGAACTGACCCACGCCGGACTCGTGCTGCGCTACAAGGTCGACGAGACCGACGACGGGCTGGCCGGCGAGGAGGGCACGTTCACCATCTGCTCGTTCTGGATGGTGTCCGCGCTGGTGGAGATCGGCGAGCTGAACCGGGCCCACCAGCTGTGCGAACGGCTGCTCGCCCTGGCCTCCCCCCTCGGGCTGTACGCCGAGGAGCTCGACCCGGCCACCGGACGGCACCTGGGCAACTTCCCGCAGGCGTTCACCCATCTCGCCCTGATCAACGCCGTGACCCACGTGATCCGGGCGGAGCAGAGCCAGAGCGCGTTCGGGTTCAACCCGGCCAACCGGCACTGA
- a CDS encoding heavy-metal-associated domain-containing protein — translation MAQNESVHEYRVVGMTCAHCVASVTEEVTELAGGQSVSVDLAGGLLTVVGASVTEDQVRGAVEEAGYHLAG, via the coding sequence ATGGCGCAGAACGAGTCCGTCCACGAGTACAGGGTCGTCGGGATGACCTGCGCGCACTGCGTCGCCTCGGTCACCGAGGAGGTCACCGAGCTCGCCGGGGGGCAGTCCGTCTCCGTCGACCTGGCCGGCGGCCTGCTGACGGTCGTCGGCGCGTCCGTCACCGAGGACCAGGTACGCGGTGCCGTGGAGGAGGCCGGTTACCACCTGGCCGGCTGA